The Urbifossiella limnaea genome has a window encoding:
- a CDS encoding DUF1501 domain-containing protein: MNRLCTRAEHRFSRRRWLGAAGAGLAGLCTPAVAQELRRRRKQVLFVWLDGGMSQLESWDPKPNTPFGGPLRAIPTSVPGIRISETLPHSARVMKHLALVRSVSTQDNSHSAGVDRIQRGDPKNRGVVFPFFGSAVAKLVGDGDSGLPPYVWVKPMSGGFIPKDAGFLGPRYGALALGDGKPPENLLRPPGLAAADDDERNALRRLADQRYAAGRRTENVEANSYAFDMAAQLQRRVELFDLSKLPERDQQRYGTHDLGRHLLLARRLLEAGVTFVKVTSYGWDSHGDHFNQALSQHPKFDKPFAAIIEDLHERGMLDDVLVVAMAEFGRTPRINGHVGRDHWPEAWSVAMAGRGLKRGVAAGRTNDKGTDVATEPHDIGALFHTWWRALGIDPEATQYRNAGQPLPIAHEDMKPVREILS; the protein is encoded by the coding sequence ATGAACCGCCTGTGTACCCGGGCCGAACATCGGTTCTCGCGCCGCCGCTGGCTCGGCGCCGCGGGGGCCGGCCTCGCCGGGCTCTGCACCCCCGCCGTCGCACAGGAACTGCGGCGCCGGCGCAAGCAGGTGCTGTTCGTCTGGCTCGACGGCGGCATGAGCCAGCTCGAAAGCTGGGACCCGAAGCCGAACACGCCGTTCGGCGGGCCGCTCCGCGCGATCCCCACCAGCGTCCCCGGCATCCGCATCTCGGAAACGCTGCCCCACTCCGCCCGGGTGATGAAGCACCTGGCGCTCGTGCGGAGCGTGTCCACGCAGGACAACTCACACTCCGCGGGCGTGGACCGCATCCAGCGCGGCGACCCGAAGAACCGCGGCGTCGTGTTCCCGTTTTTCGGCTCGGCCGTGGCCAAACTCGTTGGCGACGGCGACAGCGGGCTCCCGCCCTACGTGTGGGTGAAGCCGATGAGCGGGGGGTTCATCCCGAAGGACGCCGGGTTCCTCGGCCCGCGCTACGGGGCGCTCGCCCTCGGCGACGGCAAGCCGCCCGAGAACCTGCTCCGCCCGCCGGGCCTCGCCGCGGCCGACGACGACGAGCGGAACGCGCTCCGCCGCCTCGCCGACCAGCGCTACGCCGCCGGCCGCCGCACCGAGAACGTGGAAGCCAACAGCTACGCCTTCGACATGGCGGCCCAGTTGCAGCGCCGCGTCGAGCTGTTCGACCTGTCGAAGCTGCCCGAGCGCGACCAGCAGCGGTACGGCACTCACGACCTCGGCCGGCACCTGCTGCTCGCCCGGCGGCTGCTCGAAGCAGGCGTCACGTTCGTGAAGGTGACGAGCTACGGCTGGGACTCGCACGGCGACCACTTCAACCAGGCGCTGAGCCAGCACCCGAAGTTCGACAAGCCGTTCGCCGCCATCATCGAAGACCTCCACGAGCGCGGCATGCTCGACGACGTGCTGGTGGTGGCGATGGCCGAGTTCGGGCGGACGCCGCGGATCAACGGCCACGTCGGCCGCGACCACTGGCCGGAGGCGTGGAGCGTGGCGATGGCCGGCCGCGGCCTGAAGCGCGGCGTCGCCGCGGGCCGCACCAACGACAAGGGGACCGACGTGGCGACGGAGCCGCACGACATCGGGGCGCTGTTCCACACCTGGTGGCGGGCGCTCGGCATCGACCCCGAGGCGACCCAGTACCGCAACGCGGGTCAGCCGCTGCCGATCGCCCACGAAGACATGAAGCCGGTGCGCGAAATCCTGAGTTGA
- a CDS encoding carboxypeptidase-like regulatory domain-containing protein — translation MRTLCGLLLIVALGCGGNSTPPTPEPKAPTPADAPPAGTPTPQPKPDEPKKEDPKTPVVPSVPAAVWEPDPAKHVVPAAPPSGSLGKAAFAPQQVEFQTDTLTFRTIDKDGNALKTMSVKLLEEQAKTAAGGVKLVVKPDDPMGKVPTVGVELPPVKAGDLPKLYEYPHGYGLTLELGKREKGSVAGRVYLSLPGEEKDFLAGTFTADFVRSPSEPPGADDTPFVQGAVTVAGAKADTKVAVGYVGLVKEAPPVDSLVMPFAGAGGLFGRSDNAKPRATVYVTAEAADKAGRYEHVRLPAGKYLVFAASDGFAPQAKWLTLPADGKLAHDFALNPAAAGKLAVKAPAGTTGKAQAVPADDSPLPPEVFATAASALGLDADVRDGVARFERLAPGRYEVRLGELSGTVEVKVNETATLELAPPKK, via the coding sequence ATGCGGACGCTGTGCGGGTTGTTGCTGATCGTGGCGCTGGGCTGCGGTGGGAATTCGACCCCGCCAACCCCGGAGCCGAAGGCCCCGACACCTGCCGACGCACCGCCGGCCGGCACCCCGACCCCGCAGCCGAAGCCCGACGAGCCGAAGAAGGAGGATCCGAAGACGCCAGTAGTGCCCTCCGTGCCCGCAGCGGTGTGGGAGCCGGACCCGGCGAAGCACGTCGTCCCCGCCGCTCCGCCGTCCGGGTCACTCGGCAAGGCCGCGTTCGCCCCGCAGCAGGTCGAGTTCCAGACCGACACGCTGACGTTCCGCACCATCGACAAGGACGGCAACGCCCTCAAGACGATGTCCGTAAAGCTGCTGGAGGAGCAGGCGAAGACCGCGGCCGGCGGTGTCAAGCTGGTCGTAAAGCCGGACGACCCGATGGGGAAGGTGCCCACGGTGGGCGTCGAGTTGCCGCCGGTGAAGGCGGGCGACCTGCCGAAGCTGTACGAGTACCCGCACGGCTACGGCCTGACGCTGGAACTGGGCAAGCGCGAGAAGGGGAGTGTCGCCGGCCGTGTCTACCTGAGCCTGCCCGGCGAGGAGAAGGACTTTCTGGCCGGCACGTTCACCGCCGACTTCGTGCGGTCGCCGAGCGAGCCGCCGGGTGCGGACGACACGCCGTTCGTGCAGGGGGCGGTGACCGTGGCCGGGGCGAAGGCCGACACGAAAGTCGCGGTCGGCTACGTGGGACTGGTGAAGGAGGCGCCGCCGGTCGATTCCCTGGTGATGCCGTTCGCCGGCGCCGGCGGGCTGTTCGGCCGCTCGGACAACGCCAAGCCGCGGGCCACAGTGTACGTCACGGCCGAGGCCGCGGACAAGGCCGGGCGGTACGAGCACGTCCGGCTGCCGGCCGGGAAGTACCTGGTGTTCGCGGCGTCGGACGGGTTCGCCCCGCAGGCCAAGTGGCTGACCCTGCCGGCCGACGGCAAGCTGGCGCACGACTTCGCGCTGAACCCCGCCGCAGCCGGCAAGTTGGCCGTCAAAGCGCCGGCGGGGACGACCGGAAAGGCACAGGCCGTGCCCGCCGACGACTCGCCGCTGCCGCCGGAAGTGTTTGCCACCGCGGCGTCGGCGCTGGGGCTCGACGCCGACGTGCGCGACGGCGTGGCCCGGTTCGAGCGGCTGGCCCCCGGCCGCTACGAGGTTCGGCTCGGCGAGCTGAGCGGTACCGTCGAAGTTAAGGTGAACGAGACGGCGACGCTGGAACTGGCGCCGCCGAAGAAGTAA
- a CDS encoding DUF1549 domain-containing protein, giving the protein MPRLAAVLAVLALAGTARADLTARIDALIEAKAAADAVPLSPPADDGEFLRRVTLDLAGTLPSAAEAKAFLADIDAKKREKRIAALLAAPSYAERMTDLFHVALMERLGDSPEWTAYLRKSFAANAPWDTMARDMLRADHKNPDTLGAAFFLSKRLENYGQNPVDHSALTRDVGRLFLGKNFQCCECHDHLVVADYKQQDFQGLHAFFRNLSLVSAAKLHVGEKVTAEKLGFASVFTKVPMTTAPALPGGTMLAIPTFPKGQEFAEPPDRKTNSPGVPKFSTLAAAAELIPRAGNRDFARNIVNRVWFAFMGRGLVHPLDLHHSANPGSHPELLDLLATEFAAKRFDLKWLIGELARTKAYQRSSRLPASAERADPWYFGTAVEKRLTADQLLSATLKATEADAKAADALRAKFHKAFDNQPRDPEDEYAPSLKAALFVLHDAAVLKLVEPAPGNLVSRLAALPDAAVADELYLAVLTRRPSADEARTVCEVLAKHAAARPAALGRLAWALLASLEFGVNH; this is encoded by the coding sequence ATGCCCCGCCTCGCGGCCGTACTGGCCGTTCTTGCCCTCGCCGGCACCGCCCGCGCCGACCTTACGGCTCGCATCGACGCACTGATCGAGGCGAAAGCCGCCGCAGACGCCGTGCCGCTGTCGCCGCCGGCCGACGACGGCGAGTTCCTCCGCCGCGTCACCCTCGACCTGGCCGGTACGCTGCCCAGCGCCGCCGAGGCGAAAGCGTTCCTCGCCGACATCGACGCCAAGAAGCGGGAGAAGCGGATCGCCGCCCTGCTGGCCGCGCCAAGCTACGCGGAGCGGATGACGGACCTGTTCCACGTCGCGCTCATGGAGCGGCTCGGCGACAGCCCCGAGTGGACGGCGTACCTGCGGAAGTCGTTCGCCGCCAACGCCCCGTGGGACACGATGGCCCGCGACATGCTCCGGGCCGACCACAAAAACCCCGACACGCTCGGCGCCGCGTTCTTCCTCAGCAAGCGGCTCGAAAACTACGGCCAGAACCCGGTGGACCACTCGGCCCTCACCCGTGACGTGGGCCGGCTGTTCCTCGGCAAGAACTTCCAGTGCTGCGAGTGCCACGACCACCTCGTCGTGGCCGACTACAAGCAGCAGGACTTTCAGGGGCTCCACGCCTTCTTCCGCAACCTCTCGCTGGTCAGCGCCGCCAAGCTGCACGTCGGCGAGAAGGTGACCGCGGAGAAGCTCGGCTTCGCCAGCGTCTTCACGAAGGTGCCAATGACCACTGCCCCGGCCCTGCCCGGCGGCACGATGCTCGCCATTCCCACTTTCCCGAAGGGGCAAGAATTCGCCGAGCCGCCGGACCGCAAGACGAACAGCCCCGGCGTGCCAAAGTTCAGCACCCTGGCCGCGGCCGCCGAGTTGATCCCACGCGCGGGCAACCGCGACTTCGCCCGCAACATCGTCAACCGGGTGTGGTTCGCGTTCATGGGCCGCGGGCTCGTTCACCCGCTCGACCTGCACCACTCCGCGAACCCCGGCTCGCACCCCGAGTTGCTGGACCTGCTGGCCACGGAGTTCGCCGCGAAGCGGTTCGACCTGAAGTGGCTGATCGGTGAGTTGGCCCGCACGAAGGCGTACCAGCGGAGCAGCCGCCTCCCCGCGAGCGCGGAGCGGGCCGACCCGTGGTACTTCGGTACCGCCGTCGAGAAGCGGTTGACGGCCGACCAACTGCTGAGCGCGACGCTGAAGGCGACCGAGGCGGACGCGAAGGCGGCGGACGCGCTTCGGGCGAAGTTCCACAAGGCGTTCGACAACCAGCCGCGCGACCCCGAGGACGAGTACGCCCCGTCGCTGAAGGCGGCGCTGTTCGTGCTCCACGACGCGGCCGTGCTGAAGCTCGTGGAGCCGGCACCGGGAAACCTCGTGTCGCGGCTCGCGGCGCTGCCGGATGCGGCCGTCGCGGACGAACTGTACCTGGCGGTGCTGACGCGGCGGCCGTCGGCGGACGAGGCCCGGACGGTGTGCGAGGTGCTGGCGAAGCACGCAGCGGCGCGGCCGGCGGCGCTCGGTCGGCTGGCGTGGGCGCTGCTGGCGTCGCTGGAGTTCGGCGTGAACCACTGA
- a CDS encoding TIGR01777 family oxidoreductase, whose protein sequence is MNNSTFSRRSPMPASADDVFAWHARPGAFARLTPPWETADVLGVEGAFGTPGYRVSVRTKLVGPVGGTMVAEHPSFTPGREFRDVQRRGPFAYWEHTHRFLPDGPEASTLEDHIEFRLPLGPLGKLFGGGMVERRLAAMFAYRHAVTASDLRRHAAFRDRPRLRVAITGSRGLLGAELTHFLTCGGHRVRRLVRGDVPKATYDDGTESVPWNPNAAPPPELLAGCDAVVHLAGDNLADGRWTERKRRAIRDSRVTPTRLLAEAVAKAPNGPRVFLSGSAVGIYGDRGDEVLTEESAPGSGFLADVCREWEAAATPAADAGTRVALLRTGIVLTPRGGALAKQLPAFRAGGGAVLGDGTQWFAWVTSGDWVGAVHHALMTDAVRGPVNVTAPHPVTNGTFTETLARVLHRPALLRLPRSVLRVMFGAMADEALLTSLRAVPRKLLETGFVFDHADAEAALRYVLGCSRVTVPAP, encoded by the coding sequence ATGAACAACTCCACCTTCAGCCGCCGCTCCCCCATGCCGGCGTCGGCCGACGACGTGTTCGCGTGGCACGCCCGGCCCGGCGCCTTCGCCCGACTCACCCCGCCCTGGGAGACCGCCGATGTGCTCGGCGTCGAGGGCGCGTTCGGCACGCCCGGCTACCGCGTTTCCGTCCGAACCAAGCTCGTCGGTCCGGTCGGCGGTACGATGGTGGCCGAACACCCGTCGTTCACCCCGGGCCGCGAGTTCCGCGACGTGCAGCGCCGCGGCCCGTTCGCGTACTGGGAGCACACCCACCGCTTCCTTCCTGACGGCCCCGAGGCCTCGACGCTGGAAGACCACATCGAGTTCCGCCTGCCGCTGGGGCCGCTCGGCAAGCTGTTCGGCGGCGGGATGGTCGAGCGCCGGCTCGCCGCGATGTTCGCGTACCGCCACGCCGTTACCGCCAGTGACCTGCGACGGCACGCCGCGTTCCGCGACCGGCCGCGGTTGCGCGTCGCAATCACGGGGTCGCGCGGGCTCCTGGGCGCGGAGTTGACGCACTTTCTCACGTGCGGCGGGCACCGCGTTCGCCGACTCGTGCGCGGCGACGTGCCGAAGGCGACCTACGACGACGGTACCGAGTCGGTGCCGTGGAACCCGAATGCCGCGCCGCCGCCCGAGCTTCTGGCCGGGTGCGACGCGGTCGTTCACCTCGCCGGCGACAACCTCGCCGACGGCCGGTGGACGGAGCGGAAGCGTCGAGCCATCCGCGACAGCCGAGTGACGCCGACGCGGCTGCTGGCCGAAGCCGTAGCGAAGGCGCCGAACGGGCCGCGGGTGTTCCTGTCGGGCTCCGCGGTCGGCATCTACGGCGACCGCGGGGACGAGGTGCTGACCGAGGAGTCGGCACCCGGAAGCGGCTTCCTCGCCGACGTGTGCCGCGAGTGGGAAGCTGCCGCGACTCCTGCCGCGGATGCCGGGACACGCGTGGCCCTCCTGCGGACCGGAATCGTGTTGACCCCGCGCGGCGGGGCGCTGGCGAAGCAGCTGCCGGCGTTCCGCGCCGGCGGCGGGGCCGTGCTGGGCGACGGCACGCAGTGGTTTGCGTGGGTCACGAGCGGCGACTGGGTCGGGGCCGTTCACCACGCCCTGATGACGGACGCCGTTCGCGGGCCGGTGAACGTCACGGCACCGCATCCGGTGACGAACGGCACGTTCACCGAGACGCTGGCGCGGGTGCTGCACCGGCCGGCGCTTCTGCGGCTGCCGCGGTCGGTGTTACGCGTGATGTTCGGGGCGATGGCCGACGAGGCACTGCTAACGAGCCTGCGGGCGGTGCCTCGGAAGCTCCTGGAGACGGGATTCGTGTTCGACCACGCGGACGCGGAGGCGGCGCTGCGATACGTGCTGGGATGCAGTCGCGTAACAGTGCCGGCCCCGTAA
- a CDS encoding glycosyltransferase family 2 protein, with product MTESNTQETGLTQILDRLPADREARVAFLHKLLGEGPCRQIGIFPLPAGFKLSVVIPVYNEERWLAELVRRVQVVPIPKELILINDQSTDGTPAILKQLEERYDNVRVFHQPKNMGKGAALREGFKHCTGDLVIVQDADWEYDPAEFPKLIQPIVENRADVVIGSRFIGEQHRVLYYWHSVANKGLTLLSNMFTNLNLTDMETCYKVFRREVIQSLNLKSDRFGFEPEVTAKIAKKKADGSRWRIYEVPISYSGRTYEEGKKIGLKDAFQALWCIVRYWAAD from the coding sequence ATGACGGAATCGAACACGCAGGAAACCGGGCTGACCCAGATTCTCGACCGGCTCCCCGCCGACCGCGAGGCGCGGGTGGCGTTCCTCCACAAACTCCTCGGCGAAGGCCCGTGCCGGCAGATCGGCATCTTCCCGCTCCCCGCCGGGTTCAAGCTCTCGGTCGTCATCCCCGTCTACAACGAGGAGCGGTGGCTGGCCGAGCTCGTGCGGCGGGTGCAGGTCGTGCCGATCCCGAAGGAACTGATCCTCATCAACGACCAGTCCACCGACGGCACGCCGGCCATCCTGAAGCAGCTGGAGGAGCGGTACGACAACGTCCGCGTGTTCCACCAGCCGAAAAACATGGGCAAGGGGGCCGCACTCCGCGAGGGGTTCAAGCACTGCACCGGCGACCTGGTGATCGTGCAGGACGCCGACTGGGAGTACGACCCGGCCGAGTTCCCGAAGTTGATCCAGCCGATTGTCGAGAACCGGGCCGACGTGGTCATCGGGTCGCGGTTCATCGGCGAGCAGCACCGGGTGCTGTACTACTGGCACTCGGTGGCGAACAAGGGGCTGACGCTGCTGTCGAACATGTTCACCAACCTGAACCTGACCGACATGGAGACGTGCTACAAGGTGTTCCGCCGCGAGGTGATTCAGAGCCTGAACCTCAAGAGCGACCGGTTCGGGTTCGAGCCGGAGGTGACGGCGAAGATCGCCAAGAAGAAGGCGGACGGCAGCCGGTGGCGGATCTACGAGGTGCCGATCAGCTACAGCGGCCGGACGTACGAGGAGGGGAAGAAGATCGGGCTGAAGGACGCCTTCCAGGCGCTGTGGTGCATCGTCCGCTACTGGGCGGCGGACTGA
- a CDS encoding NAD(P)/FAD-dependent oxidoreductase, whose amino-acid sequence MERHPDVAVVGGGIVGLTAAYELAKAGFTVEVLDRGPLGAEASWAGAGIIPPGNPERAATPIDTLRALGSVGMPRLAEELRERTGIDTGYRRCGGIEFLHAADRDVIDLWEAERLPYERLTQGELAVREPAAGGFPGEPYLLPTCAQVRNPWHVRALIEACGRLGVRLRPDTPVDGWTYSGKRVTGVRLSRGETVTAEACVLAAGAWSESFLEPLGHAPGVHPVRGQIVLFRQPTPSIERVLMTGKRYFVPRADGRVLVGSTEEPEAGFVKWSTAGGVADLLAFTTNLIPAWADAEVEKTWAGLRPGSADGLPYLGRVPGWEGVLVATGHFRAGVQLSVGTARVLVELLTGKSPSVPVSAFALDRTPDQTTRPAFRS is encoded by the coding sequence ATGGAACGGCACCCGGACGTGGCGGTGGTGGGCGGCGGCATCGTCGGCCTGACCGCGGCGTATGAGCTGGCGAAGGCAGGGTTTACGGTCGAAGTGCTAGACCGTGGCCCGCTCGGCGCCGAGGCGTCGTGGGCGGGTGCGGGTATCATCCCGCCGGGGAATCCGGAGCGCGCCGCGACCCCCATCGACACGCTGCGGGCGCTCGGCTCCGTCGGGATGCCACGGCTCGCGGAGGAGCTGCGCGAGCGGACTGGCATCGACACCGGCTACCGCCGCTGCGGCGGGATCGAGTTCCTGCACGCCGCCGACCGCGACGTAATCGACCTGTGGGAGGCTGAAAGACTCCCGTACGAGCGGCTGACGCAGGGGGAATTGGCGGTGCGGGAGCCCGCGGCCGGCGGCTTCCCCGGCGAGCCGTACCTGCTGCCGACCTGCGCCCAGGTGCGGAACCCGTGGCACGTCCGCGCTCTGATCGAAGCCTGCGGGCGGTTGGGCGTGCGCCTGCGACCCGACACACCCGTCGATGGTTGGACGTACTCGGGGAAGCGCGTCACCGGCGTGCGCCTGTCGCGCGGCGAGACGGTGACGGCGGAAGCGTGCGTCCTCGCGGCGGGGGCGTGGAGCGAATCCTTCCTCGAACCGCTCGGCCACGCGCCCGGGGTGCATCCGGTGCGCGGGCAGATCGTCCTGTTCCGCCAGCCGACGCCGTCCATCGAGCGCGTACTGATGACGGGGAAGCGGTACTTCGTGCCGCGCGCCGACGGCCGCGTGCTGGTCGGTTCGACGGAGGAACCCGAGGCCGGGTTCGTAAAGTGGTCGACGGCCGGCGGAGTCGCCGATCTACTCGCCTTCACGACGAACCTGATCCCGGCGTGGGCCGACGCCGAGGTCGAGAAGACGTGGGCGGGCCTACGCCCGGGCTCGGCCGACGGCCTACCCTATCTCGGGCGGGTGCCCGGGTGGGAGGGCGTGCTCGTAGCCACTGGTCACTTCCGCGCCGGGGTGCAACTGTCGGTCGGCACGGCTCGCGTACTCGTGGAGCTGCTGACTGGGAAGTCGCCGAGCGTGCCGGTGTCGGCGTTCGCGCTCGACCGCACGCCGGATCAGACGACGCGGCCGGCATTCCGCTCTTAA
- a CDS encoding GTPase domain-containing protein — translation MQSPDTRAAVGELAADLGWLEDHCRAQPGLADHAGSLRLASALTRNVLGPFLEDQPARPLHVAVVGGAGAGKSTVVNFLCGSVVAEANPQAGFTRHPTAFLPASGAALPSTVGFLGPLRRVSESKPADLDEDVYQVRRLQPGAGADALADFVVWDCPDMTTWASSGYVARLMEVAALADVVVYVASDERYNDEVPTQFLHLAVRAGKAVVCVLTKMREADAPAMVEHFRQEVLGRLPPLPGGAQPAVQVVPFPQMPPDVRNDPAGAGAKRRVQLLNQILVQCESVEASRARTVTNAARFLASAGVGLLDVARRDLAEFEAWKGAVQDGRLAFEDRYRNEYLSGEQFRRFDRYRERLVELVELPGAGRVWGNVMWVLRAPYRWGRDTLTRLIVRPEVFNLSEKTVLDAALLGWLDGLRAEALKRAASHPVWKAAARGFDGPLSAEARDRFHHAFRTFELKETDDLETTGRQLVAHLEGNPALLYGLRGGKLAADAAVVGAAVWFTWPPGWVLLLLVPLGVSATHQAAELAARGAAEAARLKVRNHRESLMTETLTAPLAVWLADWPATGGTAFEKLQQVLGRVPQLIRLLEAQVSAKLK, via the coding sequence ATGCAATCCCCCGACACCCGGGCGGCGGTCGGCGAACTGGCCGCGGACCTCGGCTGGCTCGAAGACCACTGCCGCGCCCAGCCCGGCCTCGCCGACCACGCCGGCAGTCTCCGCCTCGCCTCCGCGCTCACGCGCAACGTCCTCGGCCCGTTCCTCGAAGACCAGCCGGCCCGGCCGCTCCACGTCGCCGTCGTCGGCGGTGCCGGCGCCGGCAAGAGCACGGTCGTCAACTTCCTGTGCGGTTCCGTCGTCGCGGAAGCCAACCCGCAGGCCGGCTTCACCCGCCACCCGACGGCGTTTCTACCGGCGAGCGGGGCGGCGCTCCCGAGCACGGTCGGCTTCCTCGGCCCGCTGCGCCGCGTCAGCGAGTCGAAGCCCGCCGACCTCGACGAGGACGTGTACCAGGTCCGCCGCCTGCAACCCGGCGCGGGCGCCGACGCACTCGCCGACTTCGTCGTCTGGGACTGCCCCGACATGACGACGTGGGCGAGCAGCGGCTACGTCGCGCGGCTGATGGAGGTCGCCGCGCTGGCCGATGTCGTGGTGTACGTCGCGTCCGACGAGCGCTACAACGACGAGGTTCCGACGCAGTTCCTGCACCTGGCGGTGAGAGCCGGCAAGGCGGTGGTGTGCGTCCTCACCAAGATGCGCGAGGCCGACGCGCCGGCGATGGTGGAGCACTTCCGGCAGGAGGTGCTGGGTCGCCTCCCGCCGCTCCCGGGCGGAGCTCAACCGGCCGTGCAGGTGGTGCCGTTCCCGCAAATGCCGCCCGACGTGCGCAACGACCCGGCCGGGGCCGGCGCCAAGCGCCGCGTCCAGCTACTCAACCAGATTCTCGTGCAGTGCGAGTCGGTCGAGGCGAGCCGCGCCCGCACCGTGACTAACGCGGCACGCTTCCTCGCCTCCGCGGGGGTTGGCCTGCTCGACGTGGCGCGACGCGACCTCGCCGAGTTCGAGGCGTGGAAGGGGGCCGTGCAGGACGGCCGGCTCGCGTTCGAGGACCGCTACCGCAACGAGTACCTGAGCGGCGAGCAGTTCCGCCGCTTCGACCGGTACCGCGAGCGGCTGGTGGAGCTCGTCGAGTTGCCCGGCGCCGGCCGGGTGTGGGGCAACGTGATGTGGGTCCTCCGCGCCCCGTACCGCTGGGGCCGTGACACACTGACGCGACTCATCGTGCGGCCCGAGGTGTTCAACCTGTCCGAGAAGACCGTCCTCGACGCGGCCCTCCTCGGCTGGCTCGACGGGCTGCGTGCCGAGGCCCTGAAACGGGCGGCGTCGCACCCGGTGTGGAAGGCGGCGGCGCGCGGCTTCGACGGCCCGTTGTCGGCCGAGGCGCGAGACCGCTTTCATCACGCGTTCCGCACCTTCGAACTGAAGGAGACCGACGACCTCGAGACGACCGGCCGGCAGCTGGTCGCCCACCTCGAAGGAAACCCGGCGCTGCTGTACGGCCTCCGCGGTGGGAAACTGGCCGCGGACGCGGCCGTGGTCGGCGCCGCGGTGTGGTTCACGTGGCCGCCGGGGTGGGTGTTGCTCCTGTTAGTCCCGCTCGGCGTGTCGGCGACGCACCAGGCCGCGGAACTCGCCGCCCGCGGCGCGGCGGAGGCGGCCAGGCTAAAGGTGCGGAACCACCGCGAATCGCTGATGACGGAGACGCTTACGGCGCCGCTGGCAGTGTGGCTGGCCGACTGGCCTGCGACCGGCGGCACCGCGTTCGAGAAACTGCAACAAGTGTTAGGGCGGGTGCCGCAGCTGATCCGGCTACTGGAAGCGCAGGTGTCGGCCAAGCTGAAATGA
- a CDS encoding response regulator — MPFDVEDRLIQTPRPARAPAAPLLELQSSGDIRILVIDDDPPTCAVMKSALANRDFVIDTVSDPALVESALRAGRYHLVILDYVLPGVEAEQVFAWVRELQPDANVVVVTGYPSVDSALSCLRARTFDYLTKPFQVDQLREVVFRCLEGKGLLRMTESALRESLGNAIRERRKALGLTLSNMSDRTGVSLGYLSQIELGKNSASIETLYRICLALGMKMSELFQAVQRG, encoded by the coding sequence ATGCCGTTCGACGTTGAGGACCGCCTGATTCAGACGCCGCGACCGGCCCGCGCCCCCGCCGCCCCGCTGCTCGAATTGCAGTCGTCCGGGGACATCCGTATTCTCGTCATCGACGACGACCCGCCTACCTGCGCCGTCATGAAGTCGGCGCTGGCCAACCGCGACTTCGTCATCGACACGGTGTCGGACCCGGCGCTGGTCGAGTCGGCGCTGCGGGCCGGCCGGTACCACCTGGTCATCCTCGACTACGTGCTGCCGGGCGTCGAGGCGGAGCAGGTGTTCGCCTGGGTGCGGGAGTTGCAGCCGGACGCCAACGTGGTCGTCGTCACCGGCTACCCGTCGGTGGACAGCGCCCTCAGCTGCCTGCGGGCTCGCACGTTCGACTACCTGACGAAGCCGTTCCAGGTGGACCAACTGCGTGAGGTGGTGTTCCGCTGCCTGGAGGGGAAGGGGCTGCTGCGGATGACCGAGTCGGCGCTCCGCGAGAGCCTCGGCAACGCCATCCGCGAGCGCCGCAAGGCGCTGGGCCTCACGCTGTCGAACATGAGCGACCGGACCGGCGTGTCGCTCGGCTACCTGAGCCAGATCGAGCTCGGGAAGAACTCGGCGTCGATCGAGACGCTGTACCGCATCTGCCTGGCTCTGGGGATGAAGATGAGCGAGTTGTTCCAGGCGGTGCAGCGCGGGTAA